From one Nothobranchius furzeri strain GRZ-AD chromosome 2, NfurGRZ-RIMD1, whole genome shotgun sequence genomic stretch:
- the LOC139065318 gene encoding uncharacterized protein, whose amino-acid sequence MRPRRISPEKDALHFIVSGNDKDIFQKKLIGKEKGYGVIATKNIDPGEFLLEYVGKHITGLEGEALYKRYSDVDAAFLFFYCFQGETFCVDGSKDTARLGRFMNDDHIKPNSKVKIVLDEQKRPHLCAFAIKEILAGEEVVYDYGDSNCSWRQKTSVSPCSEHMEKKESRWRRFLEIFDSEPGVVKIDGLVFNQKQKIANGCNAAEVFPGVFHNCLVAVKRVAKHVCEKELEIANFLCSEKLQTEHLLQPLTVLEDTYFAYFVSHLCEYNLMELIENKDFPERQNLTEQ is encoded by the exons ATGAGGCCTAGAAGGATTTCTCCTGAAAAGGATGCATTGCACTTCATTGTTTCTGGAAATgacaaagacatttttcagaaGAAACTGATCGGCAAAGAGAAAG GTTATGGTGTTATTGCCACTAAAAATATTGATCCAGGAGAATTCTTGCTGGAGTATGTTGGAAAACATATCACTGGGTTGGAAGGAGAGGCCCTGTATAAACGTTACTCAGACGTGGATGCAGCATTTTTGTTTTTCTACTGCTTCCAAGGAGAAACTTTTTG TGTTGATGGCAGTAAAGATACGGCAAGACTTGGACGATTCATGAATGACGATCACATCAAGCCAAACAGCAAAGTGAAAATA gtacTGGATGAGCAGAAAAGACCCCACCTGTGTGCATTTGCAATCAAAGAAATACTAGCAGGAGAAGAAGTTGTTTATGACTATGGAGACTCTAACTGCTCATGGCGACag aaaacctCTGTGTCTCCTTGTAGTGAGCACATGGAAAAGAAG GAATCCCGTTGGAGGAGATTTCTCgaaatttttgactctgagcctggtgtggtgaaaattgaTGGCCTTGTATTCAACCAAAAACAGAAGATTGCAAATGGATGCAATGCAGCAGAAGTGTTTCCAGGAGTCTTTCACAACTGCCTTGTGGCAGTTAAACGAGTTGCTAAACACGTTTGTGAAAAGGAATTGGAAATAGCAAATTTTCTTTGTTCAGAAAAGTTACAAACTGAACATCTGTTGCAGCCCCTTACTGTGTTGGAAGACACATATTTTGCCTACTTCGTCTCCCATCTCTGCGAATATAATCTCATGGAACTGATTGAAAATAAAGATTTTCCTGAGAGACAAAACTTGACAGAGCAGTGA